AGAAGGCCGACGCTGACCGCTACTGGCCGACGCAGGAGACCGACGTCAGCCGCGGGACATACATCACCCCGGCGGCCGCGAAGACTACGGTCGACCAGTGGTGCGATCTGTGGCTTCGGGGCTACGCCACGCGCCGGGACTCGACGGTTCGGCAGGCGAAGACGCACGCGGTTCTCATCCGGAAGGCGTTCGGGGATCTCCCGTTGAGCGGTGTCCGGCCGTCCGCAGTCCGCAGTTGGTGTGCACAGCTGAAGAGTGACGGGTACGAGCCGAGCTACGTCTATGCGCTACACGCGAGGCTGAGCCAGATCCTGAGCGACGCGGTGCACGATGGCCTCCTTGGGAAGAACCCGTGCAGCCGCCGTACGTCACCGCCCGCGGGGAAGCAGCGCCCGTACTGTGCGACCACCGAGCAGGTGTGGGCGCTATACGACGCGTTCCCGGAACACCTGAGGCCCGCGATCCTGCTCGGCGCGTTCGTCGGCCTGCGGGTCGCTGAGGCCTGCGGCGCACGGACCGAGGACATGGACTTCATGCGCGGTGTGTTCAGCCCCGCTGTGCAGTGGCCGGCCGAGCCGCTGAAGACCGAGGCGTCCAAGACGCCCGTGCCGATCCCCTCGGAGCTGACACTCGAGCTATCGGCCGCGGTCGCGCGGTGGGGGAGTGGGTGGCTTGTAACGGACGGCGCTGGCGGGCAGGCGTCGCCCTGGTCGATCGATCGGGCGATGCGATCGGTACGCAAGCGCCACGTCAAGCCGTTGCCTCAGGACCACGCGAAGGACTGCCGGGGCTGCCTGGTGCCGGGGCTACCTGAGGGATTCCGGTTCCACGACCTGCGGCACTACCTCGCGAGCCTGCTGATCGCCAGCGGCGCCGACGTGAAGGTCGTACAGGCGCGGGTACGGCACGCGAGCGCTAAGACCACCTTGGACTGCTACGGGCACCTGTGGCCCGACGCAGATGAGTCGACCCGCGCCGCCGTTGGTGCTGTGCTGGCGGCGCGGGTCGAAGGTCTCACGGAACAGCCACGGAACGCGGAGGGGTCATGACGACGTTTCCGCAGGTCAGCGGCCTAGAGCCGATCACACGTCGTAGTAGAGCTCGAACTCGTGGGGGTGGGGGCGGAGTTGGATCGGGGCGATCTCGTTGTCGCGCTTGAGGTCGATCCAGGTCTCGATCAGGTCCTCGGTGAAGACGTCGCCCTCGAGCAGGAAGGCGTGGTCGGCCTCGAGGGCGTCGATCACGGCCGGCAGCGAGGTCGGGACCTGCGCGATGCCCGCGTGCTCCTCCGGCGGCAGCTCGTAGAGGTCCTTGTCGACCGGGTCGGCCGGCTCGATCTTGTTGCGGATACCGTCCAGGCCGGCCAGCAGCTGCGCCGCGAACGCCAGGTACGGGTTCGCCGACGGGTCGGGGCAGCGGAACTCGATCCGCTTCGCCTTCGGGTTCGAGCCGGTGATCGGGATCCGGATGCAGGCCGAGCGGTTACGGGACGAGTAGACCAGGTTGACCGGCGCCTCGAAGCCCGGCACCAGACGGTGGTACGAGTTCACGGTCGGGTTCGTGAAGGCCAGCAGCGACGGGGCGTGCTTGAGCAGGCCGCCGATGTACCAGCGGGCGGTGTCGGACAGGCCGCCGTACCCGGACTCGTCGTAGAACAGCGGGTCGCCGTTGCTCCACAGCGACTGGTGGCAGTGCATGCCGGAGCCGTTGTCACCGAAGATCGGCTTCGGCATGAAGGTCGCGGTCTTGCCGGCCTTCCAGGCGGTGTTCTTGACGATGTACTTGAACTTCATCACGTCGTCGGCGGCCTTGAGCAGCTCGTCGAAGCGGAAGTTGATCTCGGCCTGACCTGCCGTACCGACCTCGTGGTGGGCGCGCTCGACGATCAGGCCGGACCGCTCCAGCGCCAGCGTGATGTCGTCGCGCAGCTCGCCGAAGTGGTCGGTCGGCGCGACCGGGAAGTAGCCACCCTTGTAGCGGACCTTGTAGCCGCGGTTGCCGCCGTCCTCGACCCGGCCGGTGTTCCAGGCGCCGGCGATCGAGTCGATCGAGTAGTGCGAGGAGTTCGCCTTGGTCTCGAACCGGACGTCGTCGAAGACGTAGAACTCGGCCTCGGGCGCGAAGAACGCGGTGTCCGCGATACCGGTCGACTTCAGGTACTCCTGCGCCTTGCGGGCGATGTTGCGCGGGTCACGCGAGTACGCCTCGCCGGTCAGCGGGTCGTGCACGAAGAAGTTGACCACCAGCGTCTTGGCGCTGCGGAACTCGTCGACGTACGCACTGGTCGGGTCCGGCAGCAGCTTCATGTCGGATTCGTGGATCTGCTGGAAACCGCGGACCGACGAACCGTCGAAGGCGAGGCCGTCCTCGAAGACCTCAGGACCGAACGACGACACCGGGACCGTGAAGTGCTGCATGATGCCTGGCAGGTCGCAGAACCGGACATCGACGATCTCGACGCCCTCGTTCTTGACGTAGGCGAGCAGCTCCTCGGCGCTGGAAAACATACGTACTCCTAGGGTGGCTCAGAGATTGCATCTGAACGTAGGGCCCGCCGGTTTCTCCGTCATGACCCTGATGTTTCGCGGATGTTACGCCCAGCGTGTCCGCGCTGACCCACTGGTGTACGGCGGTGACGCCCTGAGATCTCGGAGTCCGCGTGGGACCCTCCCCGGGTGTGTCCGTAGGCTAGACATCATGGCATCATCCGCGTCGGCCGCAACCGGACCCACCGAAGAATTCCGTTACCCGGGCAATCGGCTGGGTCTTCCCGAGGACGGACCGGGCTCGGTGGCGACCTGGGGACGCCGCGTAGTGGCGCTGCTGATCGACTGGCTGATCGCGGGCCTGATCGCGTCCGTGGTGATGGGCCGGCCGATGTGGGCGGGCGGTAGCGACTTCGGCGTGATGCACTCGGCCATCTTCGCCGTGACGACCGGGATTCTGACCGGCCTGGCCGGCGGCACCATCGGCCACCGGATCTGCGATCTGCGGGTGGTTCCGGTCCGCGACCGGAAGACATACACGGCGCCGCCCGGTGTGCTGGCGGGCCTCCTCCGCGCGCTGCTGGTCAGCCTGCTGATCCCCGCGGTGATCTTCGACCGCGACCGCCGCGGGCTGCACGACCTGGCTGCGCGGACGATCGTCGTACTGCGGTAGCCAAACAGTCAGCGACGGGTGAGCAGCAGCTGTACGTCGTCCAGGTACCCGGTCCGGAAGCCCGCCTCGGAGTACGCGAGGTAGAACTCCCACATCCGCCGGAACGTGTCGTCGAACCCGAGCGCCGCGATCGCCGGCCAGTGCTCGATGAACCGGTTCCGCCAGACCCGCAGCGTCCGCGCGTAGTCCCCGCCGAGGTGGCGGATCACGTCGGCGCGCAGGCCGGTGTGCTGCGCGGTGATGTCCTGGATCACCTCGATGGACGGGATCAGCCCGCCGGGGAAGATGTACTTCTGCACCCAGGTGAACGTGTTCCGGGTCGCGAGCATCCGCTCGTGCGGCATCACGATCGCCTGCACGACGCCGACCCCGCCGGGCGCGAGCCGCCGCTCGATCGCGTCGAAGTACACCGGCCAGTACTTCTCGCCGACCGCCTCGATCATCTCCACACTCAGTACGGCGTCGAACTCGCCGATCTGATCGCGGTAATCGCGCAGCGCGACCTGCACGCGGTCACCGACGCCCGCCTCGGCGATCTTGCGCTGTGCCAGCAACGCCTGCTGCGAGGCGATCGTGATCGCCGTCACCCAGGCGCCGCGCTGCGCGGCGCGGATCGCGAGGCTCGCCCAGCCGCAGCCGATATCGAGCACCCGTGACCCTGACCGCACCCCGGCCGCGTCGAGAATGGAGTCGAGCTTGCGCAGTTGGGCGGCGGAGAGTTCGTCGTACGACGCGGTGGCGAGATCGGCCGTCGGCTCGCCGCCGAAGTACGCCGCCGAGTAAGTCAGCGTCGGATCCAGGAACTCGGCGAACATCGGGTTGCTCAGGTCGTAGTGCCGGCTGATGTTCTCCCGGGCGCCGGCCCGGTCGTTCTCCTGCTCGCCCGGCTGCGACCGGGTGACCAGCCAGCGCAGCGACTGCGCCCACTTCGGCAGCAGGTGCCGGGTCTCCTCGTTGCTGAACCGCTCCGCGAACGGGACCAGCAGGTCGGCCAGGTCGGTGCCCGGCTCCGGGTCCCAGTCGCCGGCCAGGTACGCCTCGCCGAACCCGGACCCGGCGTCCTGACCGAGCCGGTCCAGGAACGCCGACGTACGGTGCACCCGCATGGCGGGGCCGCCGAGGCCGAACGAGCGGTTGCGGTCCAGGTGGATCGTGGCCGGGAGATCCTTGGCGATCAGCCGGATCGCGGTCGCGGCGCCGTACCGACGGACCGGATTCGACCGTGGCCGGGCCAGCGTCGGCCAGGTTTCGGTCTCCGGCGCGTGCACAGGATGCTGCACACGCGGCATCACATCCGTCATCTCTACCCCTGTATCGATCCGTCCTGGTCGCACCTTAAGGCCAACCAGCCACCCCACAGCGCGACACGGAGGCACACACGTGCCACGTCACGACAGATCAACTGCCTGAGCGGCCACCGGGTTACCGGTGTCTCACTCAGAGATATCCCCCCAGCAGATATTAGCGGCCGCGCATCGCCTGGCGGGCGCCCTTGAGACTCGTCGGCACCGGGCCCTTCGGCATCGGCACCTGCGGCCGGACCGCGTCCAGCGCCTTCAGCCGCTGCAGCAGGTCGGTGATCTCGGAGGGCTGCAGGACAGCCGGCAGCTTCATCACGTACTTGGTCAGCTTGCGGATGTCGATCTCGCCCTCGCCCTTGCCGGCGACGATCTGGGTCACCGGCGCGCCGCCGGCGACCCGGTTGTGCTTCTTGGCCTCGGCCGCGAGCAGGTTCTTCACCCGGCTCGGCTGCCCCTCGCCGACCAGGATGATGCCGGGCTTGCCGACCACCCGGTGGACGATGTCGGAGTTCTTGGTGACCGCGACCGCGGGGTCCACATTCCAGCCGCGGCGCAGCGTCTGCAGCGCGGACGCGGCCGCACCGGCCTGGCCCTCGATCTGGCTGTACGCCGCCTTCTCGACCTTGCGGCCGAAGACGATCGTGGCGGCCAGGAAACCGAGCGCGACGCCGAGCGGGATCCAGACGAGCAGCGGCCCCACCAGGAATCCGCCGAGCACGGCCAGCCCGACGACGCCGAGGAAGATCCCGGCGAGCACCAGGCCGACGAGCGGCTCGGACTTCCGGGTCAGCTTGTACGCCGAAACGATCTGCTTGAGCCTGCTGGTCTTCTTCTCTTCGGGCGCGTCGTTCTTGGCCATCTCTACCTTGTCCTCTTATGCCTGAGCGGCGTTCATACGTGACTCAACGGCCTGACGGTACAGCCGACCCGCCCGGTACGAGGACCGTACCAGCGGACCGGACATGACTCCGGCGAAACCGATCTCCTGCGCCTCCGCGTCCAGCTCGACGAACTCCTCGGGCTTCACCCAGCGCTCGACCGGGTGGTGCCGCACCGAGGGCCGCAGGTACTGCGTGATCGTGATGATCTCGCAGCCCGCCGCGTGCAGGTCCTTCAGCGCTTGGCTGACCTCGTCACGGGTCTCGCCCATGCCGAGGATCAGGTTCGATTTGGTGACCAGCCCGTAGTCGCGGGCCTGGGTGATGACGTCCAGCGAACGCTCGTACCGGAACCCGGGCCGGATCCGGCGGAAGATCCGCGGCACGGTCTCGACGTTGTGCGCGAACACCTCCGGCCGCGACGAGAACACCTCGGCGAGCTGCTCGGGTACGGCGTTGAAGTCCGGCGCGAGCATCTCCACGCCGGTGCCCGGGTTCAGCTCGTGGATCTGGCGGATCGTCTCGGCGTACAGCCACGCGCCGCCGTCGTCCAGGTCGTCACGGGCCACACCGGTCACGGTCGCGTAGCGCAGACCCATGGTCCGGACCGACTCCGCGACCCGGCGCGGCTCGTCGCGGTCCAGCTCCTCCGGCTTGCCGGTGTCGATCTGGCAGAAGTCACAGCGCCGGGTGCACTGGTCCCCGCCGATCAGGAAGGTCGCCTCGCGGTCCTCCCAGCACTCGAAGATGTTCGGGCAACCGGCTTCCTGGCACACCGTGTGCAGTCCTTCGGACTTCACCAGCTTCTGCAGCGCCTGGTACTCCGGGCCCATCCTGGCGCGGGTCTTGATCCACTCGGGTTTGCGCTCGATCGGGGTCTCCGCGTTGCGCACTTCGAGCCTGAGCAGTTTCCGTCCTTCTGGGGCGATCGTCACGCCTCCAAGGGTACGCGTCCCCGCTCAGGGCCGTTCCACCCGTACGCTGATGAGCTATGTCCACGGTTGACCTGCGTACGGATGCCGAACCGGGCACACCGTCGGCGTCCGGTACTGGATCCGATGCCGGATCTGGTACTGCGGTGCGCGGCTGGACCCGTCCCGCGCCGACGGCCCGCGAGCAGCGGTACGACGTACTGCTCGGTCTCGGGATGGCGCTGGCCGCGGTGTTCGGGACCGAACTCGCCCGCGGCGGCTCGCCGACCCAGGTCGATCTGGGGATCGGCGGCGTCGAGCCGTACGTGCTCAGTGCGGCCGTGGCGCTGCCGTTGTGCTTCCGCCGCCGCTGGCCGATCCCGGTGCTGCTCCTGGTCGCGGTGCTGTTCGTGCTGAACGGGGAGCGGGCCGTCTTCGCGTTCGGCGGCAACCTGATCACGCAGGCGACCATGTTCATGGCGATCTACGCCGCGGTGGCCTGGGCCCGCGACCGGCGGCTGATGAAGGCGGCGGTGGCGGTCGTCTTCGTCGTGATGTTCGGCTGGCTGACGCTCAACTTCGTGCACGCGCTGCGGAACAACGCGATCGAGGGGCCGAACCATGCCCTGTTCTCGCCGTACGTCTCGAACGTGGTCATCGCCGTCGCGCTGAACGTCCTGTACTTCTTCGGCGCGTACTTCTGGGGCCGGACCGCGTGGGCGACCGCCCGGCAGCAGTTCGAGCTCGAGCAGCAGGCGACCGAGCTGGCCGCGCAGCAGGAGGCGAGCTCGCGGCGCGCGGTGATCGACGAGCGGCTGCGGATCTCCCGCGAGCTGCACGACGTCGTCGCCCACCACATCAGCAGCATCGGCATCCAGGCCGGCGGCGCCCGGCGGGTGATGGACACCGACCCGGACGCCGCGAAGAACGCGCTGAACGTGATCGAGGAGTCCAGCCGGAGCGCGGTGAACGAGATGCGCCAGCTGCTCGGCATGCTCCGCTCGGCGGACCCCGACCTCGACGTCAGTACGCCGGACCCCAAGGAGCCGCAGGCCGGCGCGGACCGGCTGCCGGCGCTGATTGCGGAGGCGAACAGCCTGGGCCTGGAGGTCGGCTTCCACCAGATCGGGGCGCCGGCCGAGCTGCCCAAGACCGTCTCGGTGTCGGTGTACCGGATCGCCCAGGAAGCGCTCGCGAACGTCCGCAAGCACTCGACGGCCCGCAGCGCCCACGTCACACTGCGTTATCTCGGTGACGCGGTCGAGCTCGAGGTGCTCGACGACGGCCGCCCGAAGCACGCCCCGGTCGGTAGCCGGCTCGGCCATGTCGGGATCCGTGAGCGGGTCGGCCTGCTCGGCGGCGAGAGCGAGATCGGCCCGCGTCCCGTGGGAGGATTCCGCGTCCGGGTCCGGATCCCGCTGGATCCGCAGAACCGTCCATTGGCTGGGGGAGAAGCGTGACAGACCCGATGCGGGTGCTGCTGGTCGACGACCAGGACCTGGTACGTGCCGGATTCCGGATGATCCTGTCCGTCGAGCCGGAGATCGAGGTGGTCGGCGAGGCCGCGGACGGCGAGAAGGCGATCGAGCTG
This Kribbella sp. NBC_00482 DNA region includes the following protein-coding sequences:
- a CDS encoding site-specific integrase — translated: MGFTKDLWNKTVTDAEGIKTKVPTARYGKGKRWLAVWHEDGGRERTKAFAKKADADRYWPTQETDVSRGTYITPAAAKTTVDQWCDLWLRGYATRRDSTVRQAKTHAVLIRKAFGDLPLSGVRPSAVRSWCAQLKSDGYEPSYVYALHARLSQILSDAVHDGLLGKNPCSRRTSPPAGKQRPYCATTEQVWALYDAFPEHLRPAILLGAFVGLRVAEACGARTEDMDFMRGVFSPAVQWPAEPLKTEASKTPVPIPSELTLELSAAVARWGSGWLVTDGAGGQASPWSIDRAMRSVRKRHVKPLPQDHAKDCRGCLVPGLPEGFRFHDLRHYLASLLIASGADVKVVQARVRHASAKTTLDCYGHLWPDADESTRAAVGAVLAARVEGLTEQPRNAEGS
- the glnA gene encoding type I glutamate--ammonia ligase — its product is MFSSAEELLAYVKNEGVEIVDVRFCDLPGIMQHFTVPVSSFGPEVFEDGLAFDGSSVRGFQQIHESDMKLLPDPTSAYVDEFRSAKTLVVNFFVHDPLTGEAYSRDPRNIARKAQEYLKSTGIADTAFFAPEAEFYVFDDVRFETKANSSHYSIDSIAGAWNTGRVEDGGNRGYKVRYKGGYFPVAPTDHFGELRDDITLALERSGLIVERAHHEVGTAGQAEINFRFDELLKAADDVMKFKYIVKNTAWKAGKTATFMPKPIFGDNGSGMHCHQSLWSNGDPLFYDESGYGGLSDTARWYIGGLLKHAPSLLAFTNPTVNSYHRLVPGFEAPVNLVYSSRNRSACIRIPITGSNPKAKRIEFRCPDPSANPYLAFAAQLLAGLDGIRNKIEPADPVDKDLYELPPEEHAGIAQVPTSLPAVIDALEADHAFLLEGDVFTEDLIETWIDLKRDNEIAPIQLRPHPHEFELYYDV
- a CDS encoding RDD family protein, giving the protein MASSASAATGPTEEFRYPGNRLGLPEDGPGSVATWGRRVVALLIDWLIAGLIASVVMGRPMWAGGSDFGVMHSAIFAVTTGILTGLAGGTIGHRICDLRVVPVRDRKTYTAPPGVLAGLLRALLVSLLIPAVIFDRDRRGLHDLAARTIVVLR
- a CDS encoding cyclopropane-fatty-acyl-phospholipid synthase family protein, which encodes MTDVMPRVQHPVHAPETETWPTLARPRSNPVRRYGAATAIRLIAKDLPATIHLDRNRSFGLGGPAMRVHRTSAFLDRLGQDAGSGFGEAYLAGDWDPEPGTDLADLLVPFAERFSNEETRHLLPKWAQSLRWLVTRSQPGEQENDRAGARENISRHYDLSNPMFAEFLDPTLTYSAAYFGGEPTADLATASYDELSAAQLRKLDSILDAAGVRSGSRVLDIGCGWASLAIRAAQRGAWVTAITIASQQALLAQRKIAEAGVGDRVQVALRDYRDQIGEFDAVLSVEMIEAVGEKYWPVYFDAIERRLAPGGVGVVQAIVMPHERMLATRNTFTWVQKYIFPGGLIPSIEVIQDITAQHTGLRADVIRHLGGDYARTLRVWRNRFIEHWPAIAALGFDDTFRRMWEFYLAYSEAGFRTGYLDDVQLLLTRR
- a CDS encoding DUF4191 domain-containing protein, which produces MAKNDAPEEKKTSRLKQIVSAYKLTRKSEPLVGLVLAGIFLGVVGLAVLGGFLVGPLLVWIPLGVALGFLAATIVFGRKVEKAAYSQIEGQAGAAASALQTLRRGWNVDPAVAVTKNSDIVHRVVGKPGIILVGEGQPSRVKNLLAAEAKKHNRVAGGAPVTQIVAGKGEGEIDIRKLTKYVMKLPAVLQPSEITDLLQRLKALDAVRPQVPMPKGPVPTSLKGARQAMRGR
- the lipA gene encoding lipoyl synthase, with translation MTIAPEGRKLLRLEVRNAETPIERKPEWIKTRARMGPEYQALQKLVKSEGLHTVCQEAGCPNIFECWEDREATFLIGGDQCTRRCDFCQIDTGKPEELDRDEPRRVAESVRTMGLRYATVTGVARDDLDDGGAWLYAETIRQIHELNPGTGVEMLAPDFNAVPEQLAEVFSSRPEVFAHNVETVPRIFRRIRPGFRYERSLDVITQARDYGLVTKSNLILGMGETRDEVSQALKDLHAAGCEIITITQYLRPSVRHHPVERWVKPEEFVELDAEAQEIGFAGVMSGPLVRSSYRAGRLYRQAVESRMNAAQA
- a CDS encoding sensor histidine kinase, which codes for MSTVDLRTDAEPGTPSASGTGSDAGSGTAVRGWTRPAPTAREQRYDVLLGLGMALAAVFGTELARGGSPTQVDLGIGGVEPYVLSAAVALPLCFRRRWPIPVLLLVAVLFVLNGERAVFAFGGNLITQATMFMAIYAAVAWARDRRLMKAAVAVVFVVMFGWLTLNFVHALRNNAIEGPNHALFSPYVSNVVIAVALNVLYFFGAYFWGRTAWATARQQFELEQQATELAAQQEASSRRAVIDERLRISRELHDVVAHHISSIGIQAGGARRVMDTDPDAAKNALNVIEESSRSAVNEMRQLLGMLRSADPDLDVSTPDPKEPQAGADRLPALIAEANSLGLEVGFHQIGAPAELPKTVSVSVYRIAQEALANVRKHSTARSAHVTLRYLGDAVELEVLDDGRPKHAPVGSRLGHVGIRERVGLLGGESEIGPRPVGGFRVRVRIPLDPQNRPLAGGEA